The following are from one region of the Prevotella communis genome:
- a CDS encoding serine dehydratase subunit alpha family protein — protein sequence MISKETREQIIALIRQEVVPAIGCTEPMCVALCTAKATEKLGQKPEKIVAKLSANILKNAMGVGIPGTGMIGLPIAIALGALIGKSDYQLEVLKDLTPEALEAGKQYINEKRICIQMKQGITEKLYVEVTCSAGEKSETAIIAGTHTHFVESEKVVAESQEGADAGNALPLNFRLVYDFATTAPLDEIRFILETRDYNMNAAREAIKGNYGHNLGKTIDRPLAKGIFGHTIFSHIISRTAAACDARMGGAMIPVMSNSGSGNQGICATNPVCVYAKENENTEEELIRALTLSHLTAIYIKQSLGTLSALCGCVVASIGSSVGITYLMGGDYERCCRSVKNMIANLTGMICDGAKPSCSLKITSGVSTAILSALLSMEGKCVTSEEGIVDDCVDRSIHNLTAIGADGMGPTDDLVLRIMTTKGCS from the coding sequence ATGATCAGCAAAGAAACCCGCGAACAAATCATTGCACTTATCCGACAGGAAGTAGTGCCCGCTATCGGTTGTACAGAACCCATGTGTGTAGCCCTCTGTACAGCGAAAGCTACAGAGAAACTGGGACAGAAACCAGAGAAAATCGTTGCTAAGCTCAGTGCCAACATCCTGAAGAATGCGATGGGTGTAGGTATCCCCGGCACAGGGATGATAGGTCTGCCTATCGCCATCGCCCTGGGTGCCCTTATCGGCAAGAGCGACTATCAGTTGGAGGTATTGAAAGACCTGACGCCAGAGGCTCTGGAAGCCGGAAAACAGTATATCAACGAGAAGCGTATCTGCATCCAGATGAAGCAGGGCATCACGGAGAAACTCTACGTGGAGGTGACGTGCTCTGCAGGTGAGAAGAGTGAGACGGCCATCATTGCCGGCACACATACGCACTTCGTGGAAAGTGAAAAGGTTGTAGCGGAGAGTCAGGAAGGTGCTGACGCAGGAAACGCCCTCCCACTGAACTTCCGTCTGGTCTATGATTTTGCGACGACGGCTCCGCTGGACGAGATTCGTTTTATCCTGGAGACACGCGACTATAACATGAATGCGGCACGCGAGGCCATCAAGGGCAACTATGGACATAATCTGGGAAAGACCATCGACCGTCCGCTGGCGAAGGGTATCTTCGGACATACCATCTTCTCGCATATCATCTCACGTACGGCAGCAGCCTGCGATGCCCGTATGGGAGGCGCCATGATTCCCGTGATGTCCAACTCTGGTTCCGGCAACCAGGGCATCTGCGCCACCAATCCCGTTTGCGTCTATGCCAAGGAGAATGAGAACACGGAAGAAGAACTGATCCGTGCCCTCACCCTGAGTCATCTCACAGCTATCTATATCAAACAGTCACTGGGCACGCTCTCAGCGCTGTGCGGGTGCGTGGTTGCCTCTATCGGCAGCAGTGTGGGTATCACCTACCTGATGGGCGGCGACTATGAACGTTGCTGTCGCAGTGTGAAGAACATGATTGCCAACCTGACGGGTATGATCTGTGACGGCGCCAAACCCTCTTGTTCGCTGAAGATCACATCAGGAGTCAGCACCGCCATCCTCTCTGCCCTCCTGTCGATGGAAGGCAAATGCGTGACCAGTGAAGAAGGAATTGTGGATGACTGCGTAGACCGCAGCATCCACAATCTGACTGCCATTGGTGCCGATGGTATGGGTCCCACCGACGACCTGGTGCTTCGTATCATGACCACCAAGGGGTGCTCATAA
- a CDS encoding LytR/AlgR family response regulator transcription factor, protein MIKVLAIDDEPLALQQLVTYINKVPFLELTGQCHSALEAQKLMEEEMVDAIFCDINMPDLSGMDFVRQLAAPPFIVFTTAYSEYAIEGYKVNAVDYLLKPFGMNDFLRAALKVQEQYNLRHQATPQKQSSPVQADGTIFVKTDYRVVRIAISDIRYIEGMSEYLKIHLDGQKPVITLLSMKKMEDYLPPTLFMRIHRSYIVNLQKIQEVNKNRVILDADTYLPIGDLYKDRFNEYLEQKFLGK, encoded by the coding sequence ATGATAAAAGTTCTGGCTATCGATGACGAGCCCCTGGCTCTGCAGCAATTAGTGACATATATAAATAAGGTGCCATTCCTGGAACTGACAGGCCAGTGCCATAGTGCCCTGGAAGCTCAGAAACTGATGGAGGAGGAGATGGTGGATGCTATCTTCTGCGATATCAACATGCCCGACCTGAGCGGTATGGATTTCGTACGCCAGTTGGCTGCGCCCCCATTCATCGTCTTCACCACGGCCTACTCGGAATATGCCATTGAGGGCTATAAGGTGAATGCCGTGGACTATCTGCTGAAGCCTTTCGGCATGAACGATTTTCTGCGGGCAGCCCTGAAGGTGCAGGAGCAGTACAACCTGCGTCATCAAGCGACGCCGCAGAAGCAGAGCAGTCCGGTACAGGCCGACGGTACCATCTTCGTGAAGACCGACTATCGCGTGGTGCGCATTGCCATCAGCGATATCCGCTATATAGAGGGCATGAGTGAATACCTGAAGATTCACCTGGATGGGCAGAAACCCGTCATCACCCTGCTCAGTATGAAAAAGATGGAGGACTATCTGCCCCCCACCCTTTTCATGCGTATCCATCGCTCTTATATCGTCAACCTGCAGAAGATTCAGGAGGTCAACAAGAACCGCGTCATCCTGGATGCCGATACCTACCTGCCTATCGGTGACCTCTACAAAGACCGTTTCAACGAGTATCTGGAACAAAAGTTCCTGGGGAAATAA
- a CDS encoding sensor histidine kinase: MKGSTKKHKKELLVYLALWLILFVAPLLNTYIGYAHSEDNMTFPWNDLWHIWRQYFILFAAFLIHNFLLAPLIIYRHKRALYSIGLTLLLSAFITILYIEKPDLRHRHPRIHQEDRFPHRDMPPEMPFMEGDMHRPHPDKLQEMRGPKPPVMFRDHDIVTVIILILMIGMNLGLKYYFRHKQDRERLRKLERQNLEQQLEYLKYQINPHFLMNTLNNIHALVDIDPEQAKETIVELSKIMRFVLYEGSKQKVPLRQELIFLDNYIQLMRMRVADKKVDITVDIPQAIPDREIPPLMMITFVENAFKHGVSYQQHSFIHINIQIIDNQLHFVCSNSKVPQGEDHHGGLGLQNAKRRLELIYGRTYHLDIRDEENTYTVNLTLPL; the protein is encoded by the coding sequence ATGAAAGGAAGTACAAAGAAGCATAAGAAAGAACTACTAGTTTACCTGGCACTATGGCTCATCTTGTTTGTTGCGCCCCTGCTAAACACGTACATCGGATATGCCCACTCCGAGGACAATATGACGTTTCCCTGGAACGACCTGTGGCATATCTGGAGACAGTATTTCATTCTGTTTGCGGCCTTCCTGATTCATAATTTCCTGTTGGCACCGCTCATTATTTACCGTCATAAGCGTGCGCTCTACTCTATCGGGCTCACCCTGTTGCTCTCGGCTTTTATCACCATATTATATATAGAAAAGCCCGACCTCAGGCACCGCCATCCGCGCATACATCAGGAAGACAGGTTCCCTCATAGGGACATGCCGCCAGAGATGCCTTTCATGGAAGGTGACATGCACAGGCCTCATCCGGACAAGCTGCAGGAGATGCGCGGTCCGAAGCCGCCTGTCATGTTCAGGGACCACGATATCGTGACTGTCATCATCCTGATACTGATGATTGGCATGAACCTAGGACTGAAGTATTATTTCCGTCATAAGCAGGACCGCGAACGATTGCGGAAGCTGGAGCGTCAGAACCTGGAACAGCAGTTGGAATACCTGAAGTATCAGATCAACCCGCACTTCCTGATGAACACGCTCAATAATATCCATGCCCTGGTGGACATTGACCCGGAGCAGGCCAAGGAGACCATCGTGGAACTGTCGAAGATTATGCGCTTCGTGCTGTATGAGGGGTCGAAGCAGAAGGTGCCCCTGCGTCAGGAGCTTATCTTCCTGGATAATTATATCCAACTGATGCGGATGCGTGTGGCCGACAAGAAGGTGGACATCACCGTAGACATTCCTCAGGCGATTCCCGACCGTGAGATTCCGCCGCTGATGATGATTACCTTCGTGGAGAATGCCTTCAAGCATGGCGTCAGCTATCAGCAGCATTCGTTCATCCATATCAATATCCAGATTATTGATAACCAGTTGCACTTTGTATGCAGCAACAGCAAGGTGCCGCAGGGGGAGGACCATCACGGAGGACTGGGCTTGCAGAATGCGAAGCGCCGTCTGGAACTGATCTATGGCCGCACCTATCACCTGGATATCAGGGATGAAGAGAATACCTATACCGTCAACTTAACATTACCGCTATGA
- a CDS encoding ROK family protein — translation MIQRTVKTRVVGIGLSIDETVYAIVDVRGNIIAKDTFATTDFVNVNDFVTYLSEKVVEMIENNGGYECIRSVGVSSPSANFLTGCIENAPNLPWKGQIPLAAMLQDRLGLAVALGNDAHVRALGEYVFGSAHGMKDFIVVNLGHGVGSCIFTKGKAHLGSEGFAGEIGHSCIEHNGRLCGCGNHGCLEAYVGAKGILQTAQEILDSDPRPSLMRDRRDMTPADITAFADEGDVLAQEVYRRAGHQLGIGLANYASILNPEGIILAGGISHAGHWLLDAVNDSFEEHVFHNVRGKVKLLSSNLDQGERDVLGASALAWDVKEYSLFV, via the coding sequence ATGATACAGCGTACAGTTAAAACCCGGGTGGTGGGAATAGGACTGAGCATAGATGAAACGGTTTATGCTATTGTCGATGTCAGAGGTAACATTATTGCCAAGGATACCTTTGCAACGACCGATTTTGTCAATGTCAACGATTTCGTCACTTACCTGAGTGAGAAGGTCGTAGAAATGATAGAGAACAACGGTGGCTATGAGTGTATCCGTTCGGTGGGAGTCAGCTCTCCCAGTGCCAATTTCCTGACGGGATGCATTGAGAATGCCCCCAATCTGCCCTGGAAGGGACAGATTCCTCTGGCTGCCATGCTGCAGGACCGTCTGGGCTTGGCAGTGGCATTGGGCAACGATGCCCATGTAAGGGCCCTGGGCGAGTATGTCTTTGGCAGTGCCCATGGTATGAAGGACTTCATCGTGGTCAATCTGGGCCATGGTGTAGGCAGCTGCATCTTCACAAAGGGTAAGGCGCATCTGGGCTCCGAGGGTTTTGCCGGCGAGATCGGCCACTCCTGCATAGAGCACAACGGACGCCTCTGCGGATGCGGCAATCATGGCTGTCTGGAGGCTTATGTAGGTGCTAAGGGCATCTTGCAGACGGCCCAGGAAATCCTGGACAGCGACCCCCGTCCGTCGTTGATGCGCGACAGAAGGGATATGACGCCGGCAGATATCACGGCTTTTGCCGACGAGGGCGATGTGCTGGCACAGGAGGTGTACCGCCGTGCAGGCCATCAGCTGGGTATCGGTCTGGCCAACTATGCCTCTATCCTGAATCCGGAGGGTATCATCCTGGCGGGTGGCATCTCTCACGCTGGTCATTGGTTGCTGGATGCAGTAAATGATTCGTTTGAAGAGCATGTGTTCCATAATGTCAGAGGCAAGGTCAAACTGTTGTCCTCGAACCTGGATCAGGGCGAGCGTGATGTGCTAGGTGCCAGTGCCTTGGCTTGGGACGTGAAGGAATATTCGCTGTTCGTATAA
- a CDS encoding PaaI family thioesterase, with protein MNVDKIKAIIDSKPNLSTALGMEFISTPEGDTCMARMKVDERNRQPFGFLSGGASLALAENVAGVGSSALCPGCACVGIEVSGSHVKAVVEGDTVTAYARLLHQGTTLHVWNVDIKDTAGDLISNVRVTNYVMKQK; from the coding sequence ATGAACGTAGATAAGATAAAAGCTATTATTGATTCAAAGCCAAATCTAAGTACCGCCCTCGGGATGGAGTTTATCTCCACACCCGAGGGCGATACGTGTATGGCACGCATGAAGGTTGATGAGCGTAATCGTCAGCCTTTTGGTTTTCTGAGTGGTGGTGCTTCGCTGGCACTGGCCGAGAATGTGGCCGGTGTCGGCTCGTCGGCCCTCTGTCCCGGGTGCGCCTGCGTGGGCATCGAGGTCAGTGGCAGTCATGTGAAGGCTGTCGTCGAGGGCGACACCGTGACGGCTTATGCCCGTCTGTTGCATCAGGGCACCACGCTCCACGTATGGAATGTAGATATCAAGGACACGGCAGGCGACCTGATTTCCAATGTCCGTGTCACTAACTATGTGATGAAGCAGAAATGA
- a CDS encoding chorismate-binding protein: protein MTGFALYRLPYEGQVTLVAQKEGEPLELPSIAALNGQTGFVVAPFSISPSCPLVLIRPDVVQTFPSYRECVFVGAGLSQAVGRPLSSGETTSLNRDTYADDFRRFFAGLSDGRFSKLVLSRCAEVQAEEDAQPLTLFQRACEMYPRMFISLVCTPQSGMWLTATPEILLEGIGNQWRTIALAGTMKLEGDDLLGEGEHMTWSTKNIQEQRYVATYLMNCLERVADDSHEEGPRTVRAANLVHLRSDFTFTLSDNERVGDVLQLLHPTPAVCGLPKQDAYDFILCNEHTPRLYYSGFMGPLNLSPQTSDISPQPSVISPQTHLYVSLRCMQVTDTQYRLYAGGGLLKDSVEEQEWMETEAKMETMRRVLKTQ from the coding sequence ATGACGGGATTCGCTCTGTATAGATTGCCTTATGAAGGGCAGGTGACGCTTGTGGCACAGAAGGAGGGCGAACCCCTGGAACTGCCTTCTATCGCAGCGCTCAACGGGCAGACAGGTTTCGTGGTGGCTCCTTTTTCCATCAGTCCCAGCTGTCCCCTGGTGCTCATCCGTCCGGACGTCGTCCAGACGTTTCCCTCGTATCGTGAGTGTGTCTTCGTGGGCGCCGGCCTCTCGCAGGCCGTGGGGCGACCTCTCTCTAGTGGGGAAACGACGAGTCTTAACCGTGATACTTACGCCGATGACTTCCGCCGCTTCTTTGCCGGACTGTCCGACGGACGTTTCAGTAAGCTGGTGCTCAGCCGTTGTGCGGAGGTGCAGGCCGAAGAGGATGCCCAGCCCCTGACCCTTTTCCAGCGGGCTTGCGAGATGTATCCCCGTATGTTTATCTCACTGGTCTGTACGCCCCAGAGTGGCATGTGGCTCACGGCAACGCCCGAGATCCTGCTGGAGGGAATCGGCAACCAGTGGCGCACCATTGCGCTGGCCGGCACCATGAAACTGGAAGGCGACGACCTGTTGGGCGAGGGCGAGCACATGACGTGGAGCACGAAGAATATCCAGGAGCAGCGCTATGTGGCCACCTACTTGATGAACTGTCTGGAGCGTGTGGCCGACGATAGCCATGAGGAGGGACCGCGCACCGTGCGTGCGGCCAACCTGGTGCATCTGCGTAGCGACTTCACCTTCACCTTATCTGACAATGAGCGTGTGGGCGATGTGCTCCAGCTGCTGCATCCTACGCCCGCCGTCTGCGGACTGCCTAAGCAGGATGCCTACGACTTCATCCTCTGCAACGAGCATACACCCCGCCTCTACTATAGTGGCTTCATGGGACCTCTCAACCTCAGCCCTCAGACATCAGACATCAGCCCTCAGCCCTCAGTCATCAGTCCTCAGACTCACCTCTACGTATCCCTGCGCTGCATGCAAGTCACTGACACACAGTATCGTCTGTATGCCGGCGGTGGACTGCTGAAGGACAGCGTCGAGGAACAGGAATGGATGGAGACAGAGGCAAAGATGGAAACGATGCGCCGCGTGTTGAAGACACAGTAG
- the menD gene encoding 2-succinyl-5-enolpyruvyl-6-hydroxy-3-cyclohexene-1-carboxylate synthase encodes MYSNKENVNILTSLLVAHGIHHAVVCPGSRNAAIVHNLNECPDIQCYPVTDERSAGFYALGMTQALKEPVVVCVTSGTALLNLAPAVAEAYYQHQPVVVISADRPQQWIDQLDGQTLPQPDALGRFVKKAVSLPEPHDEDTRWYCNRLVNEALIEKHAPVHINVPITEPLFRFDTPALPQERKIDFTPADATNITLTHVCRMFLQAKRPMLIAGQPMNPLMDEAVMQIGDNEEYVPDFVVYAGGSIVSKRLKHFLRKAKETWVVNREGEVTDTFMNLTHVVQADPEVVADLIRFNLEEMPHPFVQKWEALLTQIRQQTEATEPPYSQAAVVKYFEQQRGGNIVHYANSMAIRLANTYAKTRVYCNRGVNGIEGSLSTAAGFSCVTDDKVFCVIGDLSFFYDQNALWNQNLRGNLRILLMNNGKGVIFNMLPGLEQSPARDKYVAAEHHANAEGICQQNAVTYRQAKDMQQMQEGIDWLTATESERPLLLEVFL; translated from the coding sequence ATGTATTCTAACAAGGAGAACGTTAATATACTGACGAGTTTACTGGTGGCTCACGGCATACATCATGCGGTGGTATGTCCAGGCAGCAGGAATGCGGCTATCGTACACAACCTGAACGAGTGCCCCGATATCCAGTGCTATCCTGTGACGGATGAGCGCTCGGCAGGCTTCTATGCGCTGGGCATGACGCAGGCATTAAAGGAGCCCGTGGTGGTATGCGTCACCAGTGGCACGGCACTGCTCAACCTGGCACCTGCCGTAGCAGAAGCCTACTATCAGCATCAGCCAGTAGTGGTCATCAGTGCCGACCGTCCGCAGCAGTGGATAGACCAGCTCGACGGTCAGACCCTGCCTCAGCCTGATGCCTTGGGACGCTTCGTCAAGAAAGCCGTATCGCTGCCAGAACCTCACGACGAGGACACCCGCTGGTACTGCAACCGACTGGTTAACGAGGCACTGATAGAGAAACATGCACCCGTACATATCAACGTGCCCATTACGGAACCTCTGTTCCGGTTTGACACGCCAGCACTCCCCCAGGAGCGTAAGATAGACTTCACCCCTGCCGATGCCACGAATATCACGCTGACACACGTCTGCAGGATGTTCCTGCAGGCCAAGCGTCCCATGCTGATTGCCGGTCAGCCGATGAACCCGCTGATGGACGAGGCCGTGATGCAGATAGGTGACAACGAGGAGTACGTGCCCGACTTCGTGGTTTACGCGGGCGGCTCTATCGTGAGCAAACGTCTGAAGCATTTCCTGCGTAAGGCAAAGGAGACATGGGTGGTGAACCGCGAGGGCGAGGTGACGGATACGTTTATGAACCTGACGCACGTCGTCCAGGCAGACCCTGAGGTGGTAGCCGACCTGATTCGTTTCAACCTGGAAGAGATGCCCCACCCCTTCGTACAGAAATGGGAGGCACTGCTGACACAGATTCGTCAGCAGACAGAGGCCACCGAACCACCATACTCACAGGCGGCCGTCGTGAAATACTTTGAGCAACAGCGGGGAGGCAATATCGTGCATTATGCCAACAGCATGGCTATCCGACTGGCAAATACCTACGCCAAGACACGCGTCTATTGTAACCGTGGCGTGAATGGCATCGAGGGCTCACTGTCAACAGCGGCAGGATTCTCTTGTGTCACGGACGACAAGGTGTTCTGTGTAATAGGCGACCTGAGTTTCTTCTATGACCAGAATGCGCTGTGGAATCAGAACCTGCGAGGCAATCTGCGCATACTCCTGATGAACAATGGCAAGGGTGTCATCTTCAACATGCTGCCAGGGTTGGAACAGAGTCCTGCACGCGACAAATACGTGGCTGCGGAGCATCACGCCAACGCAGAAGGTATCTGCCAGCAGAACGCTGTCACCTATCGTCAGGCAAAGGATATGCAACAGATGCAGGAGGGCATCGACTGGCTCACCGCAACAGAGAGCGAACGCCCATTGCTACTGGAGGTCTTTTTGTAG
- a CDS encoding nucleoside kinase — protein sequence MLQIRCKNNNVTKSFPEGTSLLDVYQEFADEIKLPYPVVSAKVNNASQGLKFRLYQNRDVEFLDAREGSGHRVYVRSLSFVLYKATQDVFPASKLFIEHSLCRGYYCNFKKKDGSVLTDEDVVQIKQRMQEIIDMDMPFRRTEATTEEAIRVFQDRGFSDKVKLLETSGQIYSDYYTLGDTVDYYYGPLVPSAGYLKVWDLERYEEGLLLRVPDWNNPNQVAEKVAQPKTFGMFAEKTRWDIIMRLSNAGDVNKAIMRGHASELIQVSEALQEKKIVQIAEEIERRFHREKDPVKLVLITGPSSSGKTTFCKRLSVQLLACGLRPVSFSTDDYFVNRVDTPKLPNGDYDFDNIETVEYSLLEDHLLRLMQGERVEIPEYNFVTGKREWNGKKLKLSNDTVLIIEGIHALNPLLTKKIPDALKYKIYISALTSISLDDHNWIPVRDNRLLRRIIRDYNKGAFTAQETIAQWKNVCEAEDKWIFPFQESADVMFNSALNIEFAVLRIHAEIILASVPKNCPEYAEAHRLMKFIHFFLPVSDKEIPPTSIMREFVGGSSFKY from the coding sequence ATGCTTCAAATCCGCTGCAAGAACAACAACGTGACGAAGAGTTTCCCCGAAGGAACTTCCCTGCTCGACGTCTATCAGGAGTTTGCTGATGAAATTAAACTGCCCTACCCCGTGGTGTCGGCAAAAGTGAATAATGCCTCACAGGGACTGAAATTCCGTCTGTACCAGAATCGCGACGTGGAATTTCTGGATGCTCGCGAGGGTAGCGGGCATCGCGTGTATGTGCGCTCGCTGAGTTTTGTGCTCTACAAAGCCACGCAGGACGTGTTTCCCGCCTCGAAACTATTCATTGAGCACTCGCTCTGCAGGGGCTACTACTGCAACTTCAAGAAGAAGGACGGCAGTGTGCTGACCGACGAGGACGTGGTGCAGATCAAGCAGCGGATGCAGGAAATCATCGACATGGACATGCCCTTCCGTCGCACGGAGGCCACCACCGAGGAGGCTATCCGCGTGTTCCAGGATCGCGGGTTCTCAGACAAGGTAAAGCTGCTGGAGACGAGCGGACAGATCTATTCAGACTACTACACGCTGGGCGATACGGTGGATTACTACTACGGTCCGCTGGTGCCCTCGGCCGGATACCTGAAGGTGTGGGACCTGGAGCGATATGAGGAGGGACTGCTGCTGCGCGTGCCCGACTGGAACAACCCCAACCAGGTGGCAGAGAAGGTGGCGCAGCCCAAGACCTTCGGGATGTTTGCCGAGAAGACGCGCTGGGACATCATCATGCGCCTGAGCAATGCGGGCGACGTGAACAAGGCCATCATGCGCGGACATGCCTCTGAACTGATTCAGGTCAGTGAGGCACTGCAGGAGAAGAAGATAGTACAGATAGCCGAGGAGATAGAACGAAGGTTCCACCGCGAGAAAGACCCTGTAAAACTAGTGCTGATTACAGGTCCTTCGTCGTCAGGAAAGACCACGTTCTGCAAGCGTCTGAGCGTACAGCTGCTGGCCTGCGGACTGCGTCCTGTGTCGTTCTCGACCGACGATTATTTCGTGAACCGCGTGGATACACCAAAGTTACCCAATGGCGACTATGACTTCGACAACATCGAGACGGTGGAGTATTCGCTGCTGGAAGACCACCTGCTGCGACTGATGCAGGGCGAGCGCGTGGAGATACCGGAGTATAACTTCGTGACGGGTAAGCGCGAGTGGAACGGTAAGAAGCTGAAGCTGTCGAACGACACGGTGCTGATCATCGAGGGCATCCACGCCCTGAACCCGCTGCTCACGAAGAAGATTCCCGACGCGCTGAAATACAAGATCTATATCTCGGCCCTGACGAGCATCTCGCTGGATGACCACAACTGGATTCCGGTGCGCGACAACCGACTGCTGCGCCGCATCATACGCGACTACAACAAGGGGGCGTTCACGGCTCAGGAGACCATAGCACAGTGGAAGAACGTGTGCGAGGCGGAGGACAAATGGATATTCCCCTTCCAGGAGAGTGCCGACGTGATGTTTAACTCGGCACTGAACATTGAGTTTGCCGTGCTGCGCATCCATGCCGAGATTATCCTGGCGTCCGTACCCAAGAACTGTCCGGAGTATGCCGAGGCTCACCGCCTGATGAAATTCATCCACTTCTTCCTGCCCGTGAGCGACAAGGAAATACCACCCACAAGTATCATGCGAGAGTTCGTGGGTGGGTCAAGCTTCAAATACTAG
- the menB gene encoding 1,4-dihydroxy-2-naphthoyl-CoA synthase, which translates to MAKREWKEIRKFEEILFEEYNGIAKITINRPRYRNAFTPKTTLELSQAFAQCRELQRIRVVLLTGAMSEVPEGKTLGDVKHAFCSGGDMHVKGRGGYIDDEGVPRLSVLDVQMQIRRLPKPVIAMVNGYAIGGGHVLHLVCDLTIASENAIFGQTGPKVGSFDAGFGSSYLARIVGQKKAREIWFMCRQYSAKEAEEMGMVNKVVPIEQLEDECVSWAETMMERSPIALRMIKAGLNAELDGQAGIQQLAGDCTMLYYFLDEAQEGGKAFLEKRKPDFDKYPKIP; encoded by the coding sequence ATGGCAAAAAGAGAATGGAAAGAGATTAGGAAATTCGAGGAGATTCTCTTCGAAGAGTATAACGGCATTGCAAAGATTACGATAAACCGTCCGCGCTATCGTAATGCGTTTACACCAAAGACAACGCTGGAACTGAGTCAGGCGTTCGCACAGTGCAGGGAGCTGCAGCGCATCCGCGTGGTGTTGCTCACGGGTGCGATGAGTGAGGTGCCCGAGGGAAAGACGCTGGGCGACGTGAAGCACGCGTTCTGCAGTGGTGGCGATATGCATGTGAAGGGTCGTGGTGGCTATATCGATGATGAGGGTGTGCCCCGCCTGAGCGTGCTGGATGTGCAGATGCAGATTCGCAGACTGCCCAAACCTGTAATCGCCATGGTGAATGGTTATGCCATCGGTGGTGGTCATGTGCTGCATCTGGTGTGCGACCTGACGATAGCGTCGGAGAATGCTATCTTCGGACAGACGGGTCCGAAGGTGGGCTCGTTTGATGCTGGCTTCGGAAGCAGTTACCTGGCACGTATCGTGGGTCAGAAGAAGGCGCGCGAAATTTGGTTCATGTGTCGTCAGTATTCGGCCAAGGAGGCCGAGGAGATGGGCATGGTGAACAAGGTGGTACCCATCGAACAACTTGAAGATGAGTGCGTTAGTTGGGCCGAGACGATGATGGAGCGTTCGCCCATCGCCCTGCGTATGATTAAGGCCGGACTGAATGCAGAACTGGACGGACAGGCCGGTATCCAGCAGTTGGCTGGCGACTGCACCATGCTGTATTACTTCCTGGACGAGGCACAGGAGGGCGGCAAAGCGTTCCTGGAGAAACGTAAACCTGATTTCGATAAATATCCTAAGATACCATGA
- a CDS encoding o-succinylbenzoate synthase: MKIDIEERVLHFKQPAGTSRGVYTERRIWLVSISDGRTIGRGECAPLLDLSCDAMEPAVYNKVLRGFCDQVEQTGEIPYEEMRDYPSMLFGLETAMMDVRSKKADRKGILFDTPFARGEQGITINGLVWMGNHEEMLQRMEEKLKLGFRCVKLKVGAIDFDQELDLVKRIRERFSYHEVELRLDANGGFRPDEALYKLELLSQYAIHSIEQPIKQKQWAMMAELCRESPLPIALDEELIGISDPDAKRQMLRIIKPRYIVLKPSLHGGMMGCREWIEIAKDEGIGSWITSALESNIGLNAIAQFCSEVYGENIKMPQGLGTGQLFTDNIPMPLEIRGDKLWISKNS, encoded by the coding sequence ATGAAAATAGATATTGAGGAGAGGGTGCTCCATTTCAAGCAGCCGGCAGGAACCAGTCGCGGGGTATATACGGAGCGACGGATATGGTTGGTGTCTATTTCCGATGGAAGAACCATCGGACGCGGTGAGTGTGCACCGCTGCTCGATTTGAGTTGCGACGCCATGGAGCCTGCAGTATATAATAAGGTGCTGAGGGGCTTCTGTGACCAGGTGGAGCAGACGGGCGAGATACCCTATGAGGAGATGCGCGACTATCCATCGATGCTCTTCGGACTGGAAACGGCGATGATGGACGTAAGAAGTAAGAAGGCTGATCGCAAAGGCATACTATTCGACACACCCTTTGCCCGCGGTGAACAAGGTATCACCATCAACGGACTGGTGTGGATGGGAAACCACGAGGAGATGTTGCAGCGCATGGAGGAGAAGCTGAAACTGGGCTTCCGTTGCGTGAAACTGAAAGTGGGGGCCATTGACTTTGACCAGGAGCTGGATCTGGTGAAGCGTATCCGCGAGCGGTTCTCGTATCATGAGGTGGAACTGCGACTGGATGCCAATGGCGGGTTCCGTCCTGACGAGGCGCTCTATAAACTGGAACTGCTGTCGCAATATGCCATCCACAGCATCGAACAGCCTATCAAGCAGAAGCAGTGGGCAATGATGGCTGAGCTCTGCAGGGAGTCGCCACTGCCCATTGCCCTTGATGAGGAACTGATAGGTATCAGCGACCCGGATGCGAAGCGTCAGATGCTGCGTATCATCAAACCGCGCTATATTGTCCTGAAGCCATCGCTTCACGGCGGTATGATGGGGTGCAGGGAATGGATAGAGATAGCCAAGGACGAGGGCATCGGCTCATGGATCACGTCGGCACTGGAGAGTAACATCGGTCTGAACGCTATCGCGCAGTTTTGCAGTGAGGTGTATGGCGAGAATATCAAGATGCCGCAGGGGCTGGGTACTGGTCAGCTCTTCACGGATAATATACCGATGCCTTTGGAAATACGTGGGGATAAACTATGGATCTCGAAGAATTCTTAG